In Pseudobythopirellula maris, the genomic stretch AGCTTGCCGACGTAAACATCGCCCGCTTTGACTTCCCGCCACACCCGGTTTCGCACTCCGAACGGCGGCGGTCCGGGAGTCGAACGCTCGCCGAAGTCCTCGGCCTGCCGCTCGAGGTCATCAAGAGCGATCTCTTCGAAAGCAATCTTCGAGCTGTCGGCCTGTTGGGCGATCCACTGCACTGCGAATCCGTGGTACTCCCAGTTGTCATCACCGAATTTTAGATTCATCTGGTCATCTTTTTGCTCGAAACTTATCCCACACGCAACGCGTGACCGCGCGTCGCTTCCACCGGTGTAGGCGAGGATGGAGCCCTTCTGCATGCCTTCGAGACTAAACCCATTGGGATCGCTGTTTTTCGTGCTAATCCACTCGACCGTGGCTCGCGCCGCAATAAGCGGGTGCAGGGTCAAAACGATCGCCCGCGGCTTCGTTTCTGAAGAGACCCCTAATTCATGGCCGCTCTGCGTGTGGCCGCGGAGCGACGCTGTGACCTGGTGTGGGCCCGGGTAGAGGCTCAGCGTGCATTCACCACCGGTGTCGGTCCGCTTCGGTTCAGCCGACCGCGCGTCGCGTTTAACGCCCGTTGAACGAGCGACAACACTCGCCCCCGCCAGCGGGGCGCCATCGGGACCCACCACCCTCACAAGCACCTCTCGCTTGTCCGCCACGCTGTGGCGGAACACCTTCAGCACCCCGGCGTCGATCACCGCGTTGGGAGAAGTGGAAAACGCCAACTCGCTCGCACGGTACGCGGTGCTCGTCAACTCGAGTTGGCTAGGGCCGCCGCCGCTGACGCGGTTTCTCCTCTGCTCGGTGTGGAGGTAGTAGCCCTCCGGATAGGCCTCGAGGCTAGCGTTGCTGCCGCGTGAACGGATCCGGAAGGGGGTTTCGCCCACCGGCGTCCCGTTTTGGTCGACCAGCTGGAAGTAGGCCGCGTGCAGCTGGTTCTCGGCAAGCAGAGAGCTGGTTCCATCGATCTGACGGTTCAGTTCATCGAGTCGCCTCAAGAGCAGGGCCGGCAACGACTCGAGTTCTTGACGTTTTTCGATCGCGTCGAACAACCGCCTCGCCTCGCCCGGGTAAGCCTCCAGCACCCGCTCGCGGTGCGGATCGACGATGGAATGGGCGGCTGCCCCCTGACCGGCTTTGACTAGCGACCACGCGCACCAGAATGCCGCGCCGGGATCGTCGGGCGCCAGCCGATGGGCTTCCTTGAGCAGGCCGAGGCCCGCCCCGCGGCCCTGGAGGAGCTCCGCCTCTAACCCCCGCAGCACCAGTCGCTGGTGCTCAGCCAACTCGCCCCCCTCGGCCGCACGCACCGAAACCACCTCGGCCAGCGGGGCGGGCAACTCGGCGCCACCGACCGTCACAAGAATCCGGTCACCGTCGAATCGCACGTCTCCCTCAATCACGGCGCCCGACTGCAGCGTGACACGTTGCTCGGCAGTCGACTGGCAGACGAAGGCCGTGGCCGCAACGAAGCAAGCCAGGTGAGCCGCCAAACGAAAGAGCCAACTAATCGAGCACGCGGGCATCGTCCAACCTTGTGAATACGAGTGAGCAGTCGCGGTGGCCGCCAGACCTGAGATGTAACAGCACGCCAGTATAGTCGGGATCGACCCTACGGTGTCGCTCTGAGGCTCAAGGCGACGGAGTGCTAAACAGTCGCAGGAGTAGCCACCCAATCCGCCCTTGGCGTTTGGCGCAAGGCTTGGCGTGTCGACTACTCCTCGTCGCGTAACGCCTCGGCCGCTGCGAGCTTCTCCCGCAGCTCGGCGCGGAACCGCTCCGGGGCGAGGCTGATCGCCTGCTCCCATGTCGCGCTCGCCGTGTCGTATTCGCCATTCGCCGCCTGGGCCGTGGCCAGAGTTTCGTAGGCCGCGTAGTAGGGCGACGGCAAGCTCTCGACCGCCCGCCGGGCCAGCACCACCGCCCGCTCGGCGTCGCGGAGCGATTCTTCCTTGGCTGTTGCTAGGAGATAAGCCAAGTTGTTCTTCGCGACCCAATGGTCGGGCGCCACGACCAGCACCCGCTCGTAATCGGCGATCGCCTCGGCCTCGCGGCCCCAGCCATTGGCGATCTCGGCCCGCGCCATACGCAGCCGCGTGTTGTCGGGCCGCTTAGCGAGTTGCTCGGTCAACAGTGCGATCGCCTCGTCGATCGACTTGTTGCTCGCGAGTTTGCCGGCCTGACGTACGTACGAGGCGACCGACACCCCGTCCGGGTTGATAGGGTAGCGGACCTCGGCGGCGCCGGCGCCCAGCGAGACGCTCTCGACCGGTCGCCAATCCGTGGCGTCGTAGTAGTCGTCTTTCGCTCGGAGGGAATGGAGCCGGATGACTAGCTCAGACGCCGGCAGCCGCAGTCGCAGCCGCCCCTGCGCCGTGACCGGGGCCGCGAAGTAGTGGAGGCTCCCCTTCGCGTTCACGAGTTGGACGCCGAGGCTGGCCGTCGACTCTTTCTCCAGAACGATCGGCTCGCTCGACGCCTCGTCGATCAATTGGATGGTGACGATTCTGCCCGTCTCGAGTTGCAGCGGCGGCGGCTCCGCGGTCGATCCCGCTTCAAGCGAGGTGACGCGTTGCTCGCCGCTGGGGATCGGCTCCACCAGGGGATCCTCCGCCCCCGTGTGCAGCAGGCTCACCACGTAGCCGCCCGCCGGCAGCCCGGCGAAGCGGTAGCGCCCTTCGCCGTCAGTGGCCTGTTGCAGATAGACCTGCCGCAGCTCCGCAGCCGTGCGACCCGCTTCGTCGTCGGACGCCGGACCTACGAGGCCGTCGCCACGCAGCACGACAACTTGGTCCACGACCGGCTCGCCATCGGGCCCGAGCACCTGGCCCGTGACCACCGCTTCTGGCCGCATAACGAGGTCGACCTCGCTCGGCGCCCGGTCGAGCGGCGCCCACGTCACGGCGTACCCAGCACGAGTCGCCTCGACGCAGCGTTGGGTGGCGGCCAGGAACGAGCCGGTCCATTGCTGGCCTTCCTCCTCGGCCGCTTTTTGCTGACGCTCAAGTGACTCGCGTTGCTGCCGGAGTTCCCTCTGCCGCATCGCCTCGAAGTCGGCCGCCGCGAGGTCGTCGATCACGTAACGTCCCTCGGCGTCCGTGACCGCCGTGTGCAAGGGCCCCGGAACGTTCAGGCCAGGCATGACCACGAAACGCACGGTCGCCCCCGCGAGCGGGTTGCCCTGGGCGTCGGTCACGCGGCCGCTGACCGGCGCCGCCGGTGGCATCGTGACCAGCCACCGGACCCCTTCGTGCTCGACCATTGCCGGCTCCACGTGGGCCGACTGCGACGCGAGGCCCGGTTTCTTGAAACTCAGGCTGAACGGGAACGCCATCTCGATACGGGTACTGGATTCTTTGGTGAAGTCCGGCAAACCCGCGAACTCGAACCCGCCGTTCTCCGCGGCGGTCGTCGTAGCGAGCACACTGGGGACGGCGCCCTCCGGCCCCATGTCGAGCCGCGACAACACGACCTCGGCGCCCTCGACCGGCTCGCCGTCGGGTGTCTTGCAAACGCCGGTGATCTTTCCCGCCTCGCCCGGCAAGAGCACCGGCCGCGCGGTTTCCGCGTGCTGAGGCGGCGCGGCGGGCAGAAAGACATCGAAGACCTCGCCGTCTTGAGGGGGCGCGCCGTCGGATGCCGCAGGCGCCTCGGCGACACGGGACGGCTGGGCCTCACTCGCGTTTTGCGCCGGGCTGAGTGTCACGAGCGAGGCGGCCACGGCGAGCGTCAGACAAGCCACCCCGCAGGCCGCCCGCCAGCGGACGCCGAGCGACCTCAGCACGGTGAACTTCTCGTCGAGCAGCACCGCCACGCGGCTGCGCAGTTGGCTCGGCCCCTCCCACAGGCCGGCGGCGCCGGCCAGCCTGGGCGGGGAGGTGAGCGTGCGGGCCCAGCCGAGGAGCCGCTCGGCGTACGCCTGGCGGCCGCTCAGCTCGGCGGCGGCCGCGTCGGCCAGCGTCTCCTGGTCGAGCCGCACCCGGCGCCGCAGCAGCCAGTAAAGCGGCTGCGGCCACAAGACGATCGAGAGCAGGCGTAGCGCCGCGAGCAGCCATAAGTCTTTGTTGCGGAGGTGGGCCAGCTCGTGAGCGAGCACCGCGTCGAGTTCTTCGGCCGGCTTATCCCCCGCCCACTGGGCTGGCAACACGATCGCTGGCCGCCGCAGCCCGGTAGCCACCGCCGTGGCGAGCCGGTCGCTCACCAGCAAGCGGGGCAGGGGAGTGACGTTCGGCAAGGCGGCCAGGCGGCCCACGAGCGCTGGAGGGGCACGCTTGGCGTCGGCCAACAGCCTACGCGAGGCGAACGCGCCAATGAGCAGCCACGCCACGGCGACCATGCCGCCCAACGCTGCGGCTTGAATTAAGCGTTCAGGAAGATTGTGCGCCGTGTTCGGCGGCTGCCTAGTGGGCGATGATGATGGCGTCGGCGTCGTCGCAAGTGGGTTGGCAGCTATAGCATCGATTGCCTGAGTTGCGAGGTCTTGGGTGTCGGGGGTCGGTGCGACCGTCGCTGAGGGCGCCGCCGCGGGCGTGGCTTCTTGCACGACGGTCAGTCGCCACAAGCCCCACTCCGGCGCCAGCGCCAAGGCGAGCAGCAAGCAAACGCCCGCCCCCGCGCCCCAGGCGAGCGCCAGCCGCCAAACCGGCTGGCGCCAAACCACGCCCGCCGCCAGCGCGAAGGCGAGCAATGCGAACGCCGCGAGATGAAAATCAAGCAGGGCGGACGCCCAGCTGTCGAGCAGTAGCGATTCAAAGAGCGACATCACTTCCCGCCTTTCTTGCGTGAGGGACTCGGCTTCGCTTTCTTGCGGCTCGCTTGGTTATCACGGGCAGCGGCGATCATCGCCTCGAGTTCATCGAGCTCGTCAGACGACAGCTTGCGGCCGTCGATGGCGTGGACCAAGTACTCGTGGACCGCCCCGTCGAACACCTTCTCCAGGAAGCCACCGGCGATCTGGCCGAGCGTCTTCTTGCGGGCCACGAGCGGGCGGTAGACGTACGCCTTGCCCCGCCGGGTGTGGTCGACCAAGCCCTTCTGCTCCATCACTTGGAGCAAACTGAGCACGGTGGTGTAGGCGAGCCCGCCGCCGTCGGCGTTCAAGCGGTCGACGACCTCACGCACGGTAGCGCCCCCCGGCGACGCATCGTCGCCGTCACGCTCGACGGCGTCCCACAAGACCTTCAGGGCGTCGAGCTCCCGGTCGGTCGGTTCGAAAGAATCCATCGCACGCCTCGCTTAACTACTGGAGAACTAGTAGCAACGAGAGGCAATCTACTAGCCAAGCAGTAGATGTCAAGAAGATTCTTGAACGGGAGGACGATTTAGCGATAAGAGCCGTGACCTAGCGGAGCGAAGAGTGAAACCGCGCCCCCCCTCAATCCACGTCGAGCTGTTGCTCGAGTGTCTCAACGTCGGCGCCCGAGTCGGGCGTTAGTTCGAGCGCCGCGTGGTAGGCGCCGGCCGGCAGGCCGGGGGTGTCGAAGGCGAGTGTCGCCGACTCGCCCGGCAGCACCCAACGCCCGAAACCGGCCTCGGCCGTGACTTGGCGTTCGACCACGTCGGTCAGGGTGAGCGTGGCGTGGGGCGCCAAGCGACACGTTCCGTGGTTGTGGACACGCAGCTCGACGGAGCCGCTCGTGGCCGTGCGGCGGCGCCACGTGAGCGGGTCGCTCGTCCACTCGACGCGCGACTCGGCGGGCGACAACAGGGCGACCGGCACCCGATGGGCTCCGCCGACCGTGGTCTCGGTCGGCGCGACCTCGACACGCAGCATGGCGTAGTGATCGCGGTCACGGTCGCCGCCGCCTCGCGCCGCCACGAGCACTTGGCGTTTAGAGCGTGGCCGCAGCGTGAAATCGGTGGGCCGCACGGTCAGCCAGTCCTCGGGCGGGGCGCCTCCCTCGGTCCCCTCCGCGGCCAATCGCACGCCGACCGTTTGGTCGGAGCGGTTGGTGAGTGTCAGCGGCACGAGCCGGGCTCCGCCGCGAGCGGTCGACAGCTCGAGCTGGCTCGGCGACGCCTCGACCGCCTCGACCACCTGGGCCACGACCGAGCGCTGCGCCGGGAAGTCGTTGGGACCGACCTCCAGGTCGAAGCGCTGCTTGCGGGCGGCGACGCCGCCGCGAGACAGTGTGACTTCGAGTTGATACTCGCCAGTGAAGAGCGGCTCACCCACGGGCGACATGGCGAGCACGCGACTGCCGGCCAGCATCTGCACCTTGGTCCCCTCGGGGCCACGGATC encodes the following:
- a CDS encoding M56 family metallopeptidase, with translation MSLFESLLLDSWASALLDFHLAAFALLAFALAAGVVWRQPVWRLALAWGAGAGVCLLLALALAPEWGLWRLTVVQEATPAAAPSATVAPTPDTQDLATQAIDAIAANPLATTPTPSSSPTRQPPNTAHNLPERLIQAAALGGMVAVAWLLIGAFASRRLLADAKRAPPALVGRLAALPNVTPLPRLLVSDRLATAVATGLRRPAIVLPAQWAGDKPAEELDAVLAHELAHLRNKDLWLLAALRLLSIVLWPQPLYWLLRRRVRLDQETLADAAAAELSGRQAYAERLLGWARTLTSPPRLAGAAGLWEGPSQLRSRVAVLLDEKFTVLRSLGVRWRAACGVACLTLAVAASLVTLSPAQNASEAQPSRVAEAPAASDGAPPQDGEVFDVFLPAAPPQHAETARPVLLPGEAGKITGVCKTPDGEPVEGAEVVLSRLDMGPEGAVPSVLATTTAAENGGFEFAGLPDFTKESSTRIEMAFPFSLSFKKPGLASQSAHVEPAMVEHEGVRWLVTMPPAAPVSGRVTDAQGNPLAGATVRFVVMPGLNVPGPLHTAVTDAEGRYVIDDLAAADFEAMRQRELRQQRESLERQQKAAEEEGQQWTGSFLAATQRCVEATRAGYAVTWAPLDRAPSEVDLVMRPEAVVTGQVLGPDGEPVVDQVVVLRGDGLVGPASDDEAGRTAAELRQVYLQQATDGEGRYRFAGLPAGGYVVSLLHTGAEDPLVEPIPSGEQRVTSLEAGSTAEPPPLQLETGRIVTIQLIDEASSEPIVLEKESTASLGVQLVNAKGSLHYFAAPVTAQGRLRLRLPASELVIRLHSLRAKDDYYDATDWRPVESVSLGAGAAEVRYPINPDGVSVASYVRQAGKLASNKSIDEAIALLTEQLAKRPDNTRLRMARAEIANGWGREAEAIADYERVLVVAPDHWVAKNNLAYLLATAKEESLRDAERAVVLARRAVESLPSPYYAAYETLATAQAANGEYDTASATWEQAISLAPERFRAELREKLAAAEALRDEE
- a CDS encoding molecular chaperone, producing MLRRTKKTGAIALTALLLWAGSEIGSCASAATRVSVRASPPKPVFRITPLTHEFHALPGQELRFEFTVEALESDVELEAAAVALVQKPTGVILPAENTGVPSSTSIRFLTDDRVFVRKGESRKVEGRWRLPPDAGGYHTAGITLTDISRGCGCGAPLVDTGVGALVGAEAAPTGEAGTSVKFLTRYLMRMDATVSGGAGREASTPTISAGSLVEHHGRAIATVLLEANDAQGGVWEVAGQIHGERGPIGRPFAMRLPSRSAIRGPEGTKVQMLAGSRVLAMSPVGEPLFTGEYQLEVTLSRGGVAARKQRFDLEVGPNDFPAQRSVVAQVVEAVEASPSQLELSTARGGARLVPLTLTNRSDQTVGVRLAAEGTEGGAPPEDWLTVRPTDFTLRPRSKRQVLVAARGGGDRDRDHYAMLRVEVAPTETTVGGAHRVPVALLSPAESRVEWTSDPLTWRRRTATSGSVELRVHNHGTCRLAPHATLTLTDVVERQVTAEAGFGRWVLPGESATLAFDTPGLPAGAYHAALELTPDSGADVETLEQQLDVD
- a CDS encoding BlaI/MecI/CopY family transcriptional regulator — protein: MDSFEPTDRELDALKVLWDAVERDGDDASPGGATVREVVDRLNADGGGLAYTTVLSLLQVMEQKGLVDHTRRGKAYVYRPLVARKKTLGQIAGGFLEKVFDGAVHEYLVHAIDGRKLSSDELDELEAMIAAARDNQASRKKAKPSPSRKKGGK
- a CDS encoding carboxypeptidase-like regulatory domain-containing protein produces the protein MAAHLACFVAATAFVCQSTAEQRVTLQSGAVIEGDVRFDGDRILVTVGGAELPAPLAEVVSVRAAEGGELAEHQRLVLRGLEAELLQGRGAGLGLLKEAHRLAPDDPGAAFWCAWSLVKAGQGAAAHSIVDPHRERVLEAYPGEARRLFDAIEKRQELESLPALLLRRLDELNRQIDGTSSLLAENQLHAAYFQLVDQNGTPVGETPFRIRSRGSNASLEAYPEGYYLHTEQRRNRVSGGGPSQLELTSTAYRASELAFSTSPNAVIDAGVLKVFRHSVADKREVLVRVVGPDGAPLAGASVVARSTGVKRDARSAEPKRTDTGGECTLSLYPGPHQVTASLRGHTQSGHELGVSSETKPRAIVLTLHPLIAARATVEWISTKNSDPNGFSLEGMQKGSILAYTGGSDARSRVACGISFEQKDDQMNLKFGDDNWEYHGFAVQWIAQQADSSKIAFEEIALDDLERQAEDFGERSTPGPPPFGVRNRVWREVKAGDVYVGKLLSFSNAPHREMTQTAFRVRVDTLGSKEALREDQTDKREAKSPKE